GCTGATGCGTAAGGACGAAGGAGATCGGGCCGGCGCGCTTGTCGACGCCAACGAGGCCGTGCGTTTGGATCCCACCGCGCCGTTTGGATATCTATTGCGCGGTTACGTGCGCGCGGAACTCGGCGATCGTGCCGGCGCGATCCAGGATATGCAAAACGTTCTGGGCCATAGCGCACCTGACTGGCCGATGCGCACCAATGCCGCGCAACTGCTCGAACGGCTGTCAGGTGGAATGGTGCCGCAGTTATCTCAGCCGCCAGTGCAGGGGCCCGCGCCCTGAAGGTCGACCATCGCGTTTCGCGGCTTGGTATAATGCCCGGGCTGATTCCTCGCATCACTCGCGTCCGGTTTGATTGGGAGAACTGCAATGGCGCATTGGGAGCATCGTCCGGAGCCGGCCTGGCAAAAGTTCGAGTTCAATCAGCCGTATGCGAAGGGATTGAAGCGGCTGAAAGAGGACGTGCTGGCTAAAACGGATTTCGATCCGGCCACGCTCTGGCAGTGGGGCACGATGCAGGCGATGGCCGTGATCGAGGTGCTGAAATCGTGCGAGCGATTGTTCGGCCGCGCGGGGCAACAGGCCGTGTACGATGGCTTGCACCGGGTCGGTTTGGATATCGGCCGGCAGATTCTGGCAGGCACGAAAAAGCCTGACGATATGAGCGAGGCCGAGTTCATCAGCTTCTATGCCTCGGTCATCAATCGAATTGCGTACGCGTCGCTCGAAGCACCGAAGATCGACAGCGACAGCCAGGTGAGCTTCGACATTCTCTGGTGCCCGCACCAGGACCATTACCAGGCGTTCGATTGCCGGGTCCAGCGTTACTTCGTCGCGGGAATGATTGACGCCATGCGCGAGTACGGGCGCGAGCATGATTTCGACGTCCGTTTCGACAGCACGATCCCGGCCGGCGCGCCGACGTGCCATTTCACGATGTGGCGAACGACCGACGAGGCCGACAAAAGCGCCTGGCAGGAGTACACAGCCTCGATCGACGAAAAGGCGCTTGCGATCGCGCAGCGGCCGCCGGCCAATTCGCAATTGCCCATTCTCTAGCCTGAAGCGTTATTCCACCGGCACCGGCTTGCGCTTGCGCGAGGCCATTTGTCCGGTGTCGCGGGCGATGGTGACGGTGTAGGTCACCATGTCGAGGCAGTTCTCTTCGAGTCCGAACGGGTCTTCGATTTCGACGCTGGCTTCCTCGATGCCGAACAGGCCCAGCGAGACGATGGCCATAACAACGGGGGCCCACCAGCCGCAATGCGGGCCAACGGCAAAGGGGAGCGTGATCAGGTAGACGAGGATCAGTTGCTTGATCATGACCACGTAGACGAACGGCATGGGGGTCTTGCGGATTTTCTCGCAAGCGCCTTGCGCGTCGACCAGCTTCGATAACTGGTCCTCCATGTGGCGTACTAACTGCGATTCGAGTCGACCGTGGCGGTATTGCTCTTCGATCCATTCCGAGATGGCGAATGCCACGGCCGTGGGGGGATTGCCGAAGAACTCCGCCCGGCGGCACAATTCCTCGGGCAGATAATCCTCGGTTTCGAGCATGTCGAAGTTTCCCTGCAGCGATCGGCGCAAGCAGACCACATAGCCCGAGACGAGATCGGCCAATTGTGCGCCATCCTCGGTGTGGGCGACACCGACGCGAACCAGGTTGCGGCTGGCATTGATAATCTGTCCCCAACTGGATCGGCCTTCCCAGTAACGACCGTTAGACGCGTTCATGCGAAACACGATCAAGAAGCCCAGCAGCGAGCCGAGCACAGCATGTTCCGTGGGGGACAGATTGAAGAAAACGGGCTTTTGCGTGTAGCTGCTCACCGTCTCGTAAATGGCCTGCACGATGCAGGCATAGAGGATGAAGAGCAGGACCCGCTTGCCGGCGCGGCGCAGGGCCGTGCCGCGCAGCGAAAACACGCTTTTGACCCAGTTTTTACGATCGTATTCGATCATGGCGGAGTTGGTCTCTAGATGCGGAGGCTGTAGTAGGACAAATATCGCGTCGCGCTTTCAGGGAACAGTCCCCCCGCCCGGTCAGGAATGCCCCGCTCTGATTCCGCAGATATTATCACGAGAAGACAAAGCAGGGAAAGGCTGAGCATCCCCGCATGTCGAAAGAGATGGCTGGATACCTGCCACGTTCAGCAGACGTGCTGCCGTTTTTCCTGCGGCAGGGTCTTTTCGACGGCGCCCAGCATCGCGTCGACTTTCTTCAGGCCGGCGGCAACGTCGGCAGCGAATTTTTCGGCCAGGTCGCGGCTGAAATTCTCCTTCACCACGGCCCGCAAGACGTGCGTTTCCTGGGCGTTCGCCGGCAGTGGATACGCAGGCACGATCCAGCCGTGCTGTCGCAACACGTCGGAGAGGTGGTAAAGAGTTTCGGAAGGAGCCTGCGGATCTTTGAGCTTGACGACTACCACGGGCAAATATTTGGATTCATTCAGCAGTTCGAAACGGCCAGTCGCCAGCAGCATTTTTTCCAGGTAGCGGGAGTTCTCCATGATGTTGCTCATTACTTGCCGGTATCCGGCCCGTCCCAGCCGCAAGAAGCTGTAATACTGCAACAGGATCTGGCTGCTCGGTTTCGAGAAGTTCAAACTGTAGTTGAACATCTCGCCGCCGAGGTACGTGATCTTGTAGATCAGCTCCTGTGGCACGACGTGCTGATCGCGAAAGACGACTGTGCCCATGCCGGGGTAGATCAGTCCGTACTTGTGATTCGAAGTGTTGATCGACCGGACATGTTCGAGGCGGAAGTCCCAGGCCAACTCGGGGTAGACGAACGGTGCGACGAAACCGCCGCTGGCCGCGTCGACGTGAATGGGAATATCCCAGCCGTGCTGTTGCTTGAGCGCGGCCAGCAGCGCGTTGATGGCGCCGATCTCGTCGATCTGGCCTGTGAACGTGGTTCCCAGGATGCAACCGACAGCGACGGTGTTTTCGTCGATGTACTTCGCCGCGCGGTCGGCGGTGAGAATGTGGCAATCGGGTTCGAGTGGGACGATGCGCGCTTCGACGTCGAAGTAGAGAGCGAACTTCTCCCAGCATGTGTGTACATCGGCGCCGAAGACGACGTTCGGCCGGTCCGTCGGTTTGCCGGCGGCCTGACGTGCTTTGCGCCACGAGAACTTGTGCGCCAGCAGGCCGAGCATGATGGCTTCGCTCGAACCTACCGTGGCGGTGCCCATCGGCTTCGCTTCGGGAGGCGCGTGGAACAGACGTGCCAGCATGCAGATGACACGCTGGTGAATCTCGTCGGTTTGCGGATATTCGTCCTGATCGATCAAATTCTTGTTCGCCGTATCGGCCAGCAGACGATCAGCCTCGGGCTCCATCCACGTGGTGACGAAGCTGGCCAGATTCATGGCCGGATTGCCGTCCAAGTTCATTTCGTCGCGCACCAGTTGATGCGCCACGTCCGCTGGCAAGCCTGCGGCCGGGATATCGTATTTGGGAATCGGCCGGGCGAAGCTGCGCGACGTGTAGGCTGGCGCCAGCGACTCGTCACTGTGATGCTTAAGCGGTCTCATGGCTGTTGGCTTTTCATTCAGTGGAGAGGGTTTTCTTTGATACCTCGGCGGTCCGTCATTCTTCGGGTTTAAAGGGGGCGTGCTTGACAGTGCCGTTTTCGACCACAATTGCCGTCGATTCTGGGACTTTCTCCCAGTGCTGGCTCATTGCGTCGAGCGGTTCGGAGAGGATCAGTATCCCATCGTCAGGCACGTTTTCGCTCTTGCCGCCGACTTCACGCAAGGCGTGCAGGTTTTTGCTGTGGTACAAACTCGGCGAGTCGTGGTCGCTGGAATATCGCACGGCGAAGATGCGTTTGCCATCGGCGACGGCCACGGTCATGTACAGGCCGTCTTTGATGTGATGGGCACGCCGCGTTCGTTCGATCGTGCCCACCATGCGGGCCAGGGCTCGAAGCGGATCCTCGGCCAGGCCGAACGTGATGGCCAGGTAGAACATGGTTTCGCTATCAGTCGTGCCGCGAAGTTGCGGAAACAATTCGGGCGCGATCGCCAGTTGCAGATCCCGCTTCAAATGTTCGAATCCGCCGATCTCGCCATTGTGCTGAAACAACCAATGCTGATGGCGAAACGGATGGCAATTCGTGCGCTGAATGGCGCTGCCGCTGGTGGCGCGCACGTGGGCCAACATCATGTGCGAGCGGATTTGCGCGGCGAGGTTCTGAAAGTTGTCGTCGTTCCAGGCGGGCTGCGTGTCATGATAAACACCCGGCCAGGGGCGGCTGCCATACCAGCCGAGTCCGAATCCGTCGCCGTTTATGGTGTAGATCGAGCGCTGCGCGTGCTGGCTCTGCTCGACCAATGAGTACTGCGGCTTGAATAGCAATGTGTCCGCGAATACGGGCGAGCCGGTGTAGCACAACCAGCGGCACATGGCATCACCTGAAATGATGAATGCAGAACGATGAATGATGAATTCCAAAACATGTCAGTCAAGCTGATGTTGGAAGTTCATCGTCGATCTAGCTGCATTCATCCTTTCTTCAAGAAGCGGATACAGACTGGCTTGGGAATGTCGATCGAGTGGGGCGTTGGTTCCAACTTGCCGGTGTTCGGATCGATGCGAAAGACCGTGATCGTGTTCGAGTCTTGATTGGCGGCCAGCAGGAAGCGGCCATCAGGATCGATGTTGAAATTGCGGGGCGTCTTGCCGCCAGTGGCTTGATGTCCGACGGGCGACAGGCCGCCGGTGGCGGGATCGACGGCGAAGATCGCAATGCTGTCATGCCCACGATTTGAACCGTAAACGAATTTGCCTGACGGGTGGACGCGTACTTCCGCCGTGGTGTTTTCACCCTTGAACTCCGGGGGCAGGGTGCTGACCGTGGCCTTCGGGGACAGGGTTTTCAGCACGCCGCGCTCGCCGTCGTAGGTAAAGGGGGTGATCGTCGACGCCAATTCGTTAATGACGTAGGCGAAGTTGCCACTAGGGTGAAAGGCAAAGTGCCTAGGCCCGGAACCGGGAGGCAAATCAACGGCCGGCGGATCATTGGGAGTGAGCGTTCCCTTCGCTGGATCAAAGCGATAAACCATCACCTTGTCAGTTCCCAGGTCGGCGACGAAGGCAAAGCGGTTCGCCGCGTCGAGGTTAATCGAGTGTGGATGCGGTCCTTCTTGCCGGCTCTTATCGACGCTCGATCCGGTGTGACGAACGGTGCTCGAGGCCGGCGCCAGCTTTCCATCCGCCTGGATCGGCAGCGCGGCAGCCGTTCCTCCGCCGTAGTTGGCGACCAGCACGTTCTTGCCCTGTCGATCGACGACCAGGTGGCAGGGGCCGGCGCTCGTCGACGATTGATGGTTCAGTGGTGTGAGCTTGCCGTTAGTGGGATCGAGCGCGAACGAGGCGACTGCGCCGCTGTTGCTGTCCTTGTAGTCGGCAACTTCGCTGACGGCGTACAAGAACTTGTGATTGGGATGCAGCGCCACGAACGACGCCCCCTTGACGTTTCCGCTGGCGGAGAGCTTCTTGAGTGCGCCGGTCGTGGTATCGAGTTCGCAGGTGAAGACACCCTCGTCTGGGCCGCTCGTGTACGTGCCGACAAATACAAGCATCTTTTCGGAATCCTTTGCGTTATCAGCGGCGCCGGCGATTGCACCCGACAGCGTCGACAGGGCGATGCTCGCAAGCGACAAAAGTACAAAACGGGCAAGGGCAGGGCTGGGCATGCTGAATTTCCTGGTGGTGCGAATCCTGGTGCGCGGGCGGACGAAAACGCTTTGGCTGCCAGTCTATCAGTCGCGGCGCGCGCCGCCAAACGTCTGCCGCAGCAGACCAGGAGAACTCCAAAGTCGGTAGCCGGGACCTGCGACCCAGGAGTACCACGATCAGGTCCCGGCCTCGCAGAGGCGGGCTACACAAGACGAGGCGCAGATTCGAGACTTTGCAGTTCCCCTGCGCAGCAGGCGGTGATGCGGTCACATTTCAAACAAATACGCCGGGTGGATCAATCGGTGGAATGCCCGGCAACGCGGTCTATACTTTGTGTAGAACCAAGCCGTGGCGTGGCGGCTCACCTATGTGCAATGTGGCGCGACGGACTTTTCATGATGCGACCTGGTGGTGCATCGTTGTGAACACCTTTGACCGGGATGCTACCTCGACAATGCGAATGTACTTTCTGTGCCTGATTGTCACGATCTGTGGATGTGACCGAAACTCTCCTCAGACGGTCCAAACACCTGAGACGCACAAGGCGACGGCGCACCTGCACGACCACAAGCACGGTCATGGGCAGCAGACGCACGCCCATGACGGAATCACGGAAGCCGACATGGAATTACCGGCCGACTATGCCGCTGTCGTGAAGCGATTGCGCGAGTACGACAGCCGCATCAAGTCCGCGATCGAGCAGGGGAAGCCGGACGAGGCTCGCCGGCCGCTCGACGAAGCCGAGATCGTCCTTGAGCACATTGGCAAGATCGCCCGCGACAGCAATCTGCCCCGTTCCGACTGGGAGATGATCAGCACGGCGCGGCGGGCGCTGCGTGAGAGCTTCGAAGCTCTGCAGGATCAGATTGAAGCACGCGAGGTGCCGGACTACAAAGCTGTCGAGCATACGATCGACCGGGCGCTGAATGAGATCGAGGCGGCCTCGGACGATACGCCGCTGTGAAATTGCGCGACTCTCGGCGCCGCTTTCGACGAGTAGCTAGCGGCACCGAGAGTCATGTTTTGCAGCACATCCCGGCTTCAATACCGGGGCATTGAGACCGGCTTCAGGAATTATTCACCGAGCGGTGGGCAATCGTCATGTCTTAGCAATTATTGCGCCTTCGGCCCATCAGGGCCAACGCACCGATCGCCAAGAGCACGAGCGCCGACGGCTCGGGCGTGATCACGAACTGCGCCGCATCGTAGTAGGTCGTTCCACTGTCGGGCGTGAAGCCGGCCGTTTGCACGATTTGCTGGTCGCTGAAAATGGGCAAGTGCTGCCCGTAGGCGTCGTTGAACGCAATCGAGATCGCATTTGAGATGATGCCTTCTGGTTGCGTGAGGATGTCGAAGCCGTTGCCGGCGTAAGCCGTATCAAATGTGTGTCCGCCGAAGTTCCACGGGTAGAGCGGCGTGAGTACTTCCGAGGCTTTGAACAGGTCGATCACGGGAATGTGCCGATCCAGTGCGAATTGCTCGATTTGCGAGTTGATCGAATTTGTGATGTCGATTGCTTTCTGAACGACCGCGGGGCCAAGGTTATAGCCCTGCTCTAACTCTTGGATGAGTGGCGTGACGGTCATGTCAGGCAGATTGGCGATCACCTGATGAACGTTCGGATTGGCCGCAGCGATTGACGAGATGGCATGCTCGATATTCGCGACGGCGGTGTTGATGATCGGCGTCGGATCGCCCCCATCGAGAAACAGATAGGCGGCGTTTGGACCATAAGGACCAATGTCGTTGGTTCCCACGACTAGGACCGAATCCGTGATCTGGCCTTGCTGGGCGAGTGATACGACCGGTGCTAGTTGCGAGTTAACGACGTCGGTCGAGGTGGCCCCGTCGAAGGCGTAATCATGAGCCGTGATGGCGCCGGCGTTTTGCAATTGCACGACCCAGGACGTGTCGTACGTGGGCGTGAGCAGGTTGATGCTGTCTCCCATGACAGCCATGCTTACCGGGGCCGCGCTCGCTATGCCCCCAATCGCGACGGTAATCAACGCCGAGATCCCGACCAGGAATCGCAACCGCATGGGCAGCATGCACCTCGGCCGGCGCGGGATAATGCAAAGAAGCGCGCCCAACGCGCCGAGTAGCCAGGTCGATGGCTCGGGCACGGCCGTGATATCCAGATTTACCTGGTGCGGGACTGAGAAATCCAGAAAGCCCGTCACGCCTAGCGGCAAATGACCGATCGAGAAGCCATCGTTCGTGAGCGTGCCGGTGTAGTCGAACAAGCGATACGTGCCGATTCCCATTCCATCGGAGACAGGAATGATCAACTGGCCGTTGAGCATGAGATTACCATGCACCTCGGTCAGATCGTTGATTCCGCCGCCGACGATGTTCGGCGCGCCGAGTTGATAGGTTAGCTGCGCGGCAGCGTCGAACGTCGTTGCGCCGAGCG
This sequence is a window from Pirellulales bacterium. Protein-coding genes within it:
- a CDS encoding lactonase family protein, which gives rise to MPSPALARFVLLSLASIALSTLSGAIAGAADNAKDSEKMLVFVGTYTSGPDEGVFTCELDTTTGALKKLSASGNVKGASFVALHPNHKFLYAVSEVADYKDSNSGAVASFALDPTNGKLTPLNHQSSTSAGPCHLVVDRQGKNVLVANYGGGTAAALPIQADGKLAPASSTVRHTGSSVDKSRQEGPHPHSINLDAANRFAFVADLGTDKVMVYRFDPAKGTLTPNDPPAVDLPPGSGPRHFAFHPSGNFAYVINELASTITPFTYDGERGVLKTLSPKATVSTLPPEFKGENTTAEVRVHPSGKFVYGSNRGHDSIAIFAVDPATGGLSPVGHQATGGKTPRNFNIDPDGRFLLAANQDSNTITVFRIDPNTGKLEPTPHSIDIPKPVCIRFLKKG
- a CDS encoding class II glutamine amidotransferase yields the protein MCRWLCYTGSPVFADTLLFKPQYSLVEQSQHAQRSIYTINGDGFGLGWYGSRPWPGVYHDTQPAWNDDNFQNLAAQIRSHMMLAHVRATSGSAIQRTNCHPFRHQHWLFQHNGEIGGFEHLKRDLQLAIAPELFPQLRGTTDSETMFYLAITFGLAEDPLRALARMVGTIERTRRAHHIKDGLYMTVAVADGKRIFAVRYSSDHDSPSLYHSKNLHALREVGGKSENVPDDGILILSEPLDAMSQHWEKVPESTAIVVENGTVKHAPFKPEE
- a CDS encoding bestrophin family ion channel, whose amino-acid sequence is MIEYDRKNWVKSVFSLRGTALRRAGKRVLLFILYACIVQAIYETVSSYTQKPVFFNLSPTEHAVLGSLLGFLIVFRMNASNGRYWEGRSSWGQIINASRNLVRVGVAHTEDGAQLADLVSGYVVCLRRSLQGNFDMLETEDYLPEELCRRAEFFGNPPTAVAFAISEWIEEQYRHGRLESQLVRHMEDQLSKLVDAQGACEKIRKTPMPFVYVVMIKQLILVYLITLPFAVGPHCGWWAPVVMAIVSLGLFGIEEASVEIEDPFGLEENCLDMVTYTVTIARDTGQMASRKRKPVPVE
- a CDS encoding glutamate decarboxylase; amino-acid sequence: MRPLKHHSDESLAPAYTSRSFARPIPKYDIPAAGLPADVAHQLVRDEMNLDGNPAMNLASFVTTWMEPEADRLLADTANKNLIDQDEYPQTDEIHQRVICMLARLFHAPPEAKPMGTATVGSSEAIMLGLLAHKFSWRKARQAAGKPTDRPNVVFGADVHTCWEKFALYFDVEARIVPLEPDCHILTADRAAKYIDENTVAVGCILGTTFTGQIDEIGAINALLAALKQQHGWDIPIHVDAASGGFVAPFVYPELAWDFRLEHVRSINTSNHKYGLIYPGMGTVVFRDQHVVPQELIYKITYLGGEMFNYSLNFSKPSSQILLQYYSFLRLGRAGYRQVMSNIMENSRYLEKMLLATGRFELLNESKYLPVVVVKLKDPQAPSETLYHLSDVLRQHGWIVPAYPLPANAQETHVLRAVVKENFSRDLAEKFAADVAAGLKKVDAMLGAVEKTLPQEKRQHVC